A stretch of the Enterobacter mori genome encodes the following:
- a CDS encoding DMT family transporter, translating into MNQSLTLAFLVAAGIGLVVQNTLMVRITQSSSTILIAMLLNSLVGIVLFVSILLIKQGFTGFHELTSTIRWWTLIPGLLGSFFVFASISGYQNVGAATTIAVLVASQLIGGLVLDVLRSHGIPLRALIGPVCGAVMLVVGAWLVARRQF; encoded by the coding sequence ATGAATCAATCGCTCACGCTGGCGTTCCTGGTTGCCGCGGGCATTGGGCTGGTGGTGCAAAACACACTGATGGTGCGTATCACCCAAAGCTCTTCCACCATTCTCATCGCTATGCTGTTGAACTCGCTGGTTGGCATTGTGCTGTTTGTCAGCATTTTGTTGATTAAGCAGGGGTTCACCGGCTTTCATGAACTGACGTCAACGATTCGCTGGTGGACGTTGATCCCGGGCCTGCTGGGCTCGTTTTTTGTCTTTGCCAGCATTAGCGGGTATCAGAATGTGGGGGCGGCGACCACCATTGCGGTGCTGGTGGCAAGCCAGCTGATTGGCGGACTGGTACTGGACGTGTTGAGAAGCCACGGCATTCCGCTGCGCGCGCTGATCGGCCCGGTGTGCGGCGCGGTGATGCTGGTGGTGGGCGCCTGGCTGGTGGCCCGACGCCAGTTTTGA
- a CDS encoding YdcY family protein — MSHLNDVTARVDAAIKESVITHMNELLIELSDDAELSREDRYTQQQRLRTAISHHGKQHKEEMDAREEQLTKGGTIL; from the coding sequence ATGTCACATTTAAACGACGTAACAGCCCGTGTGGATGCCGCCATCAAAGAAAGCGTGATTACCCACATGAACGAACTGCTGATTGAACTCAGCGATGATGCAGAGCTGAGCCGCGAAGACCGCTATACCCAGCAGCAGCGCCTGCGCACCGCGATTTCACACCACGGTAAGCAGCACAAAGAAGAGATGGATGCGCGTGAGGAACAGCTAACTAAAGGCGGCACCATACTGTAA
- a CDS encoding GNAT family N-acetyltransferase — translation MIVRHASKEDCAAIGEIYNHAVLHTAAIWNDKTVDTDNRIAWFEARTLVGYPVLVSEDDGVVTGYASFGDWRAFDGFRHTVEHSVYVHPDHQGKGIGRLLMKALIIEARNIGKHVMVAGIEAQNHTSIHLHETLGFVTTGQMPQVGTKFGRWLDLTFMQLQLDERSEPDALP, via the coding sequence ATGATCGTTCGTCATGCAAGTAAAGAAGATTGCGCCGCTATCGGTGAAATATACAACCACGCGGTTCTGCATACGGCCGCCATCTGGAACGATAAAACGGTGGATACCGATAACCGAATCGCATGGTTTGAAGCGCGCACGCTGGTGGGATATCCCGTGCTGGTCAGCGAAGACGATGGCGTGGTAACGGGATATGCCTCCTTCGGAGACTGGCGGGCGTTCGACGGTTTTCGCCACACCGTTGAGCACTCCGTCTACGTACATCCGGACCACCAGGGTAAAGGCATCGGGCGGTTGCTGATGAAGGCATTGATTATTGAAGCGCGAAACATTGGCAAACACGTCATGGTGGCGGGGATTGAAGCGCAAAATCATACCTCCATTCATCTTCATGAGACGCTGGGGTTTGTCACCACGGGACAGATGCCGCAGGTGGGGACCAAGTTTGGCCGCTGGCTGGATTTAACCTTCATGCAACTGCAGCTTGACGAGCGCAGCGAACCGGATGCACTCCCATGA